In Alosa sapidissima isolate fAloSap1 chromosome 5, fAloSap1.pri, whole genome shotgun sequence, the genomic stretch TGAACTTTTGGATGAAATGGTGGTACGTATGGTGTTGCAACAATTTTCTTTTAATTATACCCTTCTTGGGAACCATTGCAGTGGATGGGGTCATGTGCCCAATGTAAGGACATTGACATTTTTCATGGCCTGCTTCTCCAATGATGTTCTCCACTCTGAATTTGTCACTTAATCCCTGATGCTCAGGATTATGGCTACATCCAGACCACCTCCACTGACATTCTTAAGAACTTCATTCAGACAGAAGCGGAGAGTTCCAAACCATTCAGTCTGTTTGACCTGAGTAACGTTGGGCTGGtaagactgattttttttcttcagtgtcAAGTGTTCATGTGTTGAGATACCTGAGAAAAAAGGTGTCTTCATCTCCAGCATCCGCATAGCTGTCTAAAGATTACCAGTTGCAATAAACATTTTTCATAAACAGGAAAAAATAATATGCATAATACAATAAAACAAAGTTATATGTGATCTGTTTCTTCCAGTTTGGGGCAGAGACACAGCAGAACAAAGTGGCCCCTAGTGCGGCAGCCAGTCGCCCCATTATGGCTAACCGTggagaacaggtgtgtgtgtctgtgtgtgtggataactCAGGTCTAGGTCAGAGCAATGGCATTAAGTTTACAAGAGAGCCATCAGTGTTTATGTGTAGATTGCAATGTTTTGATTGCTTTGTTTAATTTATATTTGAATATGAAATGTAGGAagtaaaacatgttataaacgaATGAGCTCTGTGTGGATTATAGATGATCGTCCAGTAGGCTATTGATATTTTTAAGCTGCATTTCTAGTTTTCTTGGATATGTGAACTAATAATTGCTCCCATTCTCCATTCCCCTACAGGGTGGAAAAAATGAGATATTTGTGGATGTGATTGAAAGGCTTGCCATGGTCATTGGCTCTAATGTAAGTGCTCTGAAGTAATACTTCTGTTTGatgagttgttgttgttgttgttgttgttgttttcagtGGAaacaggggcctgtactacgaagcggggttactggcttatctgggtaacttcgagagtaacttgatcacgtgtggcgtaagttcccaattaacccgtactacgaaaagtggataggttttaaccgaggtttgctgccatggcaatttacgctgcatctcaaacctgctccgagcaggttatgttcttggttaacccgaggtttctgttaaccacaccctttataagtaccacccctccacttcgaattcgttatctttgtcagatgatctaggcagaagtctctaatgtcacccgtcatagcaatgcccttacgtggacattcatgttttccatctaatcggtgatgctgaacatctgagcaagaatactgtatgtccgaaaataaatcggacataggcctagcctagcctacagtatgctgaacatctgagcaagaatagcctaaaataaatcggacatagcctaggcctaataaattaaaatcaccattttaacaaacttgttgaattgaatgtcatattactgtaccctgcacataaaggctacacatttccacagcaccagaatccgaccgaatgcctccctcaaccccttccactattatttgtgtttcattttcacctgctgccatgtgcgtttggcaatggtgttgcatctgaaatgttcacaggattaggcatacactaaatcagtcaatggggactacttaaacattcaattatcctattactgtaatctatatgtccacttctaaattgtgttgcatctgtaggcatttctatgaactcaaaataggcaatttaattattttaactcatttcagacattccgcaagctattaatcctccgtaacacatatttgaagaacatgtggaaataaaacttttaggcatttaggctacccgatctgcaatacgttgccaacagccttgccttgctttgttcactgccgacgtatttgatttttgtcgttgagtgggttttaattcctcataacttggcataataattgtgcattcctcatccgtaaaataaggtgatcgtgtcatcattgaaagtggtgacttgcgctgcaacccgccccttttatgtgaacgcgcacaaactccaattaggttaaccccggctcaacaaatcaacttcataatcagcgtcgtagtaccgattaacaccacttaagataaccaggttttgtcaaccccggtttaacaaagtaaccctgggttacatctgggtaggttaagctcccttcgtagtacaggccccaggccTTTTACTCCTGTTTTCTCTGTTTGAAACAGGGCATTATAATGAAAGCAGATATAGAAGGAGAGATCAGGGTGAAATGTTATCTGCCTAACTGTTCAGGTGAGTGGTACTGCAGAGGATGAGCCACTGCTAATGCAAACTAACTGTTGTTTAGCTGGTGGTGACCTTTAATTGCTTCACAtaaaagctgcagttggcaagtctgacagattgaaggGACTtatagccaaaattttgaatgtttacaactgtcatgcccctcccccactaccaccgagcaccctctcatcgagttcgTTCccatcagtgcgcaccagactgtgattgacagttagatctcacacagctctgctctgattggaccagaagaaccaggagctgtggatttttgcaaaacaaataacaggctctaggtggaggtagaagtgcagttttttttctaaaaccggttaatttatgttgttctgtcggagcatagtgtcggtttcagtgaaaatgatccaaaaaatcttgccaactgcagctttaagttcCGTCTttctttatcacacacacacacacacacacacacacacactctgttatCTCCCACGGATTCCCCTCTCACAGAgtcttcattttatttttaatgccCTTACCCCACACCTCCTCCTACCTCCattctttcctcttttctctctctttctttctttctttcttttcctgccTGCAGAGATGAGAATCGGGCTGAACGAGGAGCTCAGCATTGGAAAATCACAGCTTAGAGGTGAGTGCTCTTTATAttttagagagagggagaacaagagATAAACAGATATCCCATCCGAAGACGTCCCATCATTTTCACGACTTCTCTAAAGATTCCCTTAAATCTGTGTATACTTACAAGTAACACTTGGCCTTAGGGCAAGCTAACAGTATATCAAATGGCATGGTGCCTGGCCAACCGTTTAAGTCCAGCTCTGTTGTGCAAAGTATTATGAGGATATTGTGTGTACTTATTAAAATAGCATTATAACCTTAGTAAACCCAGGCAACTCTTATCCTTATTTTATTACCCGTCCTGATTCTTTTCTTTTGACTGCAGGATGATGTACTGCTTTATTTGATCTCAAATGTGTACTTTCCCAGGCTATGGGTCAGCAGTGCGTGTGGATGAGTGCAGTTTTCACCAGGCAGTTAAATTGGATGAGTTTGACACATACAGAATCATAAAAGTTTGCCCTAGCCAAGGCGAGGTAATTATGACACACTtgacacacaccagcacttgATGAACCCCACTGTGGAGTCATCAACAATTTCAGCTTCTCACTCTCACCCccctcaccaccccccccccccccccccccccccacacacacacacacacacacacacacacacacacacacacaccacaatattATCTCTATCCTCCAGCAAACAGTCATGCAGTATCAGGTCTGTGATGACTTGCCGTGTGCGCCACCTTTTCGCTTGTTCCCCTCAGTGGAGAGGGACAGTGGGAATAGGTATGTAGTCGGGTCTGGGAGGCCTATGTGCAAGTTCTAATAGTTAAGCAATGCTTTCCATATATGCCAATATTTTAAGACTTTACCCTTTCCTCTGTCTTCAGATTATTGATGTACCTGAAGCTACGCTGTGATTTGCCTCCAAAGAGGTGTGTTGTGCTTTGTCATTCCTTTgaattaaaggataattctggtatttagcactttgagtcccttttctggtttgttttggatgaactagagtggtggacacagaAATGTTGATGATGGGTCCTGTCTGTGCCtgtagccagccactctgaagcagtcaaAGGCTGTTCTAAACGAGtcaagtcgagacaggacccatcaacatttctgtgttcaccactctagttcatccaaaacaaaccagaaaagggactccaAGTGTAAATACTGGAATTATCCTTCAGGTTTGAGTAATTTCATGAAAATCTTTAAATTGATCTGAGCCgtaattgtttttcttttgataTATTTACATTTGTAGTGCTGCTATCAATGTGTCCATCACAGTTCCTGTTCCAAAGGGTTCAGTAAGGTAAGTCCTAATATATGTAAGTCTATATGTAGGTGGTGTATCACTATTGAAATAAGTAAGATTATCCTATGCATATGGAACTGATGTATAAGCatttctttgttttatttttctgacgcacacagacacacacacagacaaacacactcatgcacaccagCTTCTTGCTACACTCTCTCAGCCCATCTTCCTGTTCCCCAGTGTCAggctttatctgtgtgtgtgtgtgtgtgtgtgtgtgtgtgtgtgtgtgtggtgggggggggggagtggattCTTTGCTTAGGCACCTCAGATCCACTGATTATCTGCTGTGTTTGGGTGTCACCCCCACCAGTCTCTCCCAGGAACTGAGTAGCCCAGACCAGCGTGCGGAGCTTCAGCCCAAAAGTAAAGCCGTTCTCTGGGAGATCCCTCGCTTCCCGGGAGGCTCACAGCTCGCTGCACTTTTTAAGGTGAAGTTGGCCGCTGATTGGTGGACCGTAGCTTTTTAGTAGTGTTATTATTTCCTGTCTTGTCCAGAGCCTACAAATTTGCCCTACAATTTGACCTGTGTAGTCTTTTATTGTACATTTTTCATGactttgcacactttgcaacttgttggtattgtcctgttgtcctgaaaacacaacacacttctgctgctcttacataacttgcaccaccagaactacctcagccatttattggcctgacttttgcactattatattgactgtctatgcacaattgcacaatttcaacccaattttgctgctcttatttcttcattgtatgtgccttcttatttactttttattgtttactgaatgttatgtttgtctgtagacttaattggtaaaatatgtcttgtctccaccgtgggatagtgggaaacgtaatttcgatctctttgtatgtcttggcatgtgaaggaattgacaataaagctgactttgactttgatcagCCTAAGCAAAAAAAATCGTTCCATCCCGCAGCTGGAGGTTCCAGGACTCTCCTCAGCATCTCTACTGGAGGTGGGACCGGTCAGCATGTGCTTCGAGCTGCCAAAGCACACCTGCACAGGCCTTCAGATACGATTCCTCCGCTTGACCCCAACTCAGCCAGGACTGTCTCAGCGCTGGGTCCGCTATGTGACCCACTCGGACTCCTATACCATCCGAGTCTGACTCGAAATGAAAGGACACGATTGAACAGGAGTTCTCCTGTTGGTCTTGTGAAATGTTGGACTGTGTGGCTGCGTACTTTTGAGAATGAATGCTTGTTCTTGAAGGCAATATAGCCTACTACTTGTCTTGTATTATTGTATGCCTCTGGAAATCACATGGGGCccaaataaaatagaataaaatgtAACATTGAAACATTTTTCACTACAATGCTAAAAATAATATGCAGTGAATGTTTTTTATGCTCAATATCCAAGTAATATGTATAATATGAGGCAGCCatttaataaataattattatttattgtatCATATTGAAAAGAGTCGTTTGTATTCATTTGTGGCACTGGGACAGATCACAATCCTCTATCTTGGTGAACAAACGTGCTTGCCGGATGTTCTTACATGTTGGCAAATGTTCTCAAACAAAAGCGCACACCGACTGATGTGTCGCGCGCACTTAATAATCTGGTCTGCATCACTGAACTGCAGAGGggagagcacaacacacactgagGGCCACCCAAACTGATTTCAGCAGATGCAGGGCAGTCATGTCAGTGGAGGAGGAGCGAAGGAAGGGAAGTGTGGGGGTAGCACGTTCTGAAAGAAATACCGAGATAGAAAACCCGAATAGGCGTATTGTAAGCAGCACTTTCTGTTTGAATGTTTTAAACGGATCCACCGAGAAGTCGTTAAGCTCACAGCTTTAAGCTGCCCTGGAGATGGGGGACAAGGCGGGGACCAGGTAACGTTAACGATAGCTCATTGCAGTAGCGTCAACATATAATGTGGTTATGTATGCGCTGGTAGCTAGCTAGTTGAGGCGTGAACAGTCAATAGCCTAAATGGTAACGGTATCCAAGAGCAACTCCTGCTCGTTATAGTTGGCTACCAGCTGTGATTGCAGCAGGCAGAAATCAAGTGTATTGAGCATAGCAAAGCTCACATATCTGCGTTGCCACTGGagaaataatttaaccatatactgCTACGACCCAATCGCTAGCTCACGGTATTTTGTCAGGTTTGCTATTGTACGAGCGAAGCTAGCGCAAAGATCAAGAGCCTTGTTTTGATAACGTTAAGCAGCTAGCTGGCTAAGTTAAGTTAGCCAGATTGCTTCAAAGCATTTATCCCTGAAGACAATTTTGGTAATGTATTCTGTTGCAGCTGTGGACTCCTTTAACTGCACGTCCCAATTATCACTCGTATATTGCATTCAGTCTATTAACGATTTAGCCATCTGCGTCGCTGCACAAAATCAATGTCAGAATTTGCAAGCGTCGAAGTTAGCGCATACtaatattttttgcattgcAACACATATAAAATGCACCAGACGTTCTGAAGGTAATGAATGATGATGCATCAAAGGGACTAGAAGCTATTTGGGAAAGAATTCCTTTAACATTATGGCATTTTGAGGTCGACAACTACATTGTCCACATCTGGTCTGGGCTTTAGCCTATCTCGAGTGATGACTAAGTATGAAATGTAACACCTTTAGGCGAGGGTAAAATCCTCAGCCAGCAAAGACCACACCACTGATCTCAGCCATTAAGCCTGATCGGTATTGTTTTGAGTCTTGATGTTGAAACCAACATGACATCTGTGTATCCTGAAATTAACTGGTAGGAATTACTCAATTATTTCCTATTTAGGCGCAGGTGTATTTTGTTTGAATTAGAATGCACTAATTACTAAGTTGTACTTAATCACTGTCATTGTAGGCAATAATATTGATT encodes the following:
- the ap4m1 gene encoding AP-4 complex subunit mu-1; the encoded protein is MISQVFILTSKGDHLIYKDFRGEAGVDAISAFYESVTALSGDQPPVVMTHKGMHFVHVRQGGLYWVASTKTNASPFTIIEFLNRLTALTKDYCGTLSEKSVRANFALIYELLDEMVDYGYIQTTSTDILKNFIQTEAESSKPFSLFDLSNVGLFGAETQQNKVAPSAAASRPIMANRGEQGGKNEIFVDVIERLAMVIGSNGIIMKADIEGEIRVKCYLPNCSEMRIGLNEELSIGKSQLRGYGSAVRVDECSFHQAVKLDEFDTYRIIKVCPSQGEQTVMQYQVCDDLPCAPPFRLFPSVERDSGNRLLMYLKLRCDLPPKSAAINVSITVPVPKGSVSLSQELSSPDQRAELQPKSKAVLWEIPRFPGGSQLAALFKLEVPGLSSASLLEVGPVSMCFELPKHTCTGLQIRFLRLTPTQPGLSQRWVRYVTHSDSYTIRV